In a single window of the Drosophila subpulchrella strain 33 F10 #4 breed RU33 chromosome X, RU_Dsub_v1.1 Primary Assembly, whole genome shotgun sequence genome:
- the LOC119557319 gene encoding transcriptional regulator ovo isoform X3 → MPKIFLIKNRLHQQQQRLLESQNLLQHKNQDDERLVPPLSPSPSGSGSAPSPTPTAQPPPPEPQGQGQQQVLGQVPDADQQPLSLTRKRFHHRRHYFGQSRHSLDQLNQSLNQNASPNQSQYPAELEVERATGQVQNENFAAELLQRLTPHTTTTTTATAQNNIVNPIAPGKGDNLVNTSKATTSVLATKDCTIENSPISIPKNQQEEEETEEEEQAKKRVEGEEEATVVVAEEESKEEDKQVAVEAEAEEEEDDEVDVGVEAPRPRFYNTGVVLTQAQRKEYPQEPKDLSLTLTNALAQSSPASPPPPPNHPHSDSDSDSDSDGGCKLIVDEKPPLPVIKPISLRLRSTPPPADQRPSPPPPRDPAPAVRCSVIQRAPQASRPGYLLPPLDQLGPEQQEPIDYHVPKRRSPSYDSDEELNARRLERARQVREARRRSTILAARVLLAQSQRLNPRLVRSLPGILAAAAGHGRNSSSSSGAAGQGFQSSGFGSQNSGSGSSSGNQNSGSGAGSPGSGAGGGGGMGGGRDGRGNYGPNSPPTGALPPFYESLKSGQQSTASNNTGQSPGANHSHFNGNPANFLQNAAAAAYIMSAGSGGAGGVGGGGSGNGAGGAGSGGASANSGGGGGGSNGYINCGSVGGPNNNLDGNNLLNFAGVSNYNDSNSKFHNHHHHHHHNNNNNNNNNNNGGQPSMMGHPFYGGNPSAYGIILKDEPDIEYDEAKIDIGTFAQNIIQATMGSSGQFNASAYEDAIMSDLASSGQCPNGAVDPLQFTATLMLSSQTDHLLEQLSDAVDLSSFLQRSCVDDEESTSPRQDFELVSTPSLTPDSVTPVEQHNANTSELDALHENLLTQLTHNMARNSSNQQQHPHHQQHSVQQQQQQQQHNVQQQQHNVQQQHNVQQQQHGVQQQPPPSYQHATRGLMMQQQPQHGGYQQQAAMMSQQQQQLLSQQQQSHHQQQQQQQHAAAYQQHNMYAQQQQQHHQQQQQQQHHFHHQQQQQQQSHHSHHHGHGHDNSNMSLPSPTAAAAAAAAAAAAAAAAAAAAAHLQRPMSSSSSSGGTNSSNSSGGSSNSPLLDANAAAAAAAALLDTKPLIQSPKQGKQITLMKTTRYTEFVEMVAVDVLVKPEQCIEVKPEVTEIATEELALEAETPVGAPETPGPPPAPAASSGRKLRGRAKAVAYGSTMITLISTLKSSPEVPATKTVHRTTLRSLASAAAATAAGLLAPSPTVSVLNESKVLQRRLGLPPDLQLEFVNGGHGIKNPLAVENAHGGHHRIRNIDCIDDLSKHGHHSQQQQQQQQQQGSPQQQQSMQQSVQQQQQQSLQQQQQQQQLHQHHSNSSASSNASSHGSAEALCMGSSSGGANEDSSSGNNKFVCRVCMKTFSLQRLLNRHMKCHSDIKRYLCTFCGKGFNDTFDLKRHTRTHTGVRPYKCNLCEKSFTQRCSLESHCQKVHSVQHQYAYKERRAKMYVCEECGHTTCEPEVHYLHLKNNHPFSPALLKFYDKRHFKFTNSQFANNLLGQLPMPVHN, encoded by the exons AAAACTTTGCAGCCGAATTGCTGCAGCGTTTAACACCACataccaccaccaccactacTGCAACTGCACAAAATAATATTGTTAACCCTATAGCGCCTGGTAAGGGCGATAACTTGGTCAACACTAGTAAAGCCACCACCTCCGTTTTAGCCACAAAAGACTGCACAATCGAAAATTCCCCAATAAGCATACCAAAAAATCAGCAAGAAGAGGAAGAGacagaagaagaagagcagGCAAAGAAGAGAGTGGAAGGGGAAGAAGAAGCGACGGTAGTCGTTGCAGAAGAAGAAAGCAAAGAGGAGGACAAGCAAGTGGCGGTCGAGGcagaggcggaggaggaggaggacgacgaAGTGGATGTGGGCGTAGAGGCGCCACGCCCCCGTTTCTATAATACCGGCGTTGTCTTAACTCAGGCCCAACGCAAAGAGTATCCCCAGGAGCCAAAGGATTTATCCTTAACCCTTACCAACGCCCTCGCCCAATCCTCGCCAGCTTCACCACCACCGCCACCGAATCATCCGCACAGTGACTcggattccgattccgattcggaTGGCGGCTGCAAGCTAATCGTTGACGAGAAGCCCCCATTGCCGGTTATCAAGCCTATATCTCTGCGCCTGCGCAGCACACCGCCGCCAGCGGATCAGCGCCCCAGTCCGCCGCCTCCGCGAGATCCGGCGCCCGCCGTTCGCTGCTCGGTGATCCAGAGGGCACCGCAAGCCAGCCGGCCTGGATACCTCTTGCCGCCCCTCGATCAACTGGGTCCGGAGCAACAGGAGCCCATCGATTATCACGTGCCCAAGCGGCGTAGCCCCTCGTACGACTCCGATGAGGAGCTGAACGCCCGGAGGCTGGAGAGAGCGCGTCAGGTGCGCGAAGCACGACGCAGGAGTACCATTTTGGCTGCCCGCGTCCTCTTGGCCCAATCGCAAAGGCTAAATCCCCGTTTGGTGCGCTCGCTGCCTGGCATTTTGGCCGCTGCCGCCGGACACGGACGCAATAGTAGCAGTTCTAGCGGTGCCGCCGGTCAGGGCTTTCAATCCTCCGGATTTGGCAGCCAGAACAGCGGTAGCGGTTCATCCAGTGGCAATCAGAACTCGGGCAGCGGTGCTGGTTCACCCGGATCCGGTGCCGGAGGCGGTGGTGGCATGGGCGGCGGTCGCGACGGCCGAGGGAACTACGGACCCAATTCACCGCCAACGGGGGCATTGCCTCCGTTCTACGAGAGCCTCAAGAGCGGCCAACAGAGCACGGCCAGCAATAATACGGGCCAGAGTCCCGGCGCCAATCACTCGCATTTCAACGGGAATCCAGCGAATTTCTTGCAAAACGCCGCAGCGGCAGCGTACATAATGTCAGCTGGTTCTGGGGGAGCAGGTGGAGTAGGAGGAGGTGGCTCTGGAAacggagctggaggagccgGCTCGGGTGGAGCATCGGCAAacagtggtggtggtggcggcggCAGCAATGGTTACATCAATTGTGGCAGTGTTGGTGGTCCAAACAATAATCTCGACGGTAATAATCTATTGAACTTCGCCGGTGTTTCTAACTATAACGACTCCAATTCCAAATTCCATaatcaccatcatcatcatcatcacaacaacaacaacaataataacaacaacaacaatggtgGTCAACCTTCGATGATGGGTCATCCCTTTTACGGCGGCAATCCCTCAGCCTACGGGATAATACTGAAGGATGAGCCGGATATTGAGTACGATGAGGCGAAGATCGATATTGGTACCTTTGCGCAGAACATAATCCAGGCAACGATGGGCAGTTCCGGTCAGTTCAATGCCAGCGCCTATGAGGATGCTATCATGTCGGATTTGGCCAGTTCGGGTCAGTGTCCAAACGGTGCCGTCGATCCTCTCCAGTTTACGGCCACCCTGATGTTGAGTTCGCAGACGGATCATCTGCTGGAGCAACTGTCCGATGCCGTGGACCTGAGCTCATTCCTGCAGCGGAGCTGTGTGGACGATGAGGAGTCCACCAGTCCGCGGCAGGACTTTGAGCTGGTGTCCACGCCCTCGCTGACGCCGGATTCGGTGACGCCCGTGGAGCAGCACAATGCCAATACATCCGAGCTGGATGCCCTGCACGAGAATCTGTTGACGCAGTTGACCCACAACATGGCCCGTAATAGCAGcaatcagcagcagcatccaCATCACCAACAGCACAGtgtgcagcagcaacaacagcagcagcagcataatgtccaacagcagcagcacaatgtgcaacagcagcacaatgtacagcagcagcaacatggtGTGCAGCAGCAACCACCGCCTTCGTATCAGCATGCCACGCGTGGCCTGATGATGCAACAGCAGCCGCAGCATGGCGGCTATCAGCAGCAGGCTGCCATGAtgtcgcagcagcagcagcaattgctcagccagcagcaacagtcgcaccatcagcagcaacagcagcagcaacatgccGCTGCCTACCAGCAGCACAATATGTatgcccagcagcagcagcaacatcaccagcaacagcagcagcagcaacatcacttccaccaccagcaacagcagcaacaacagtcACACCACTCGCATCATCATGGCCATGGTCATgacaacagcaacatgtcGCTGCCCTCGCCAACGGCTGCAGCAGCTGCGGCTGCTGCGgcggcggctgctgctgctgcggctgctgccgccgccgctcaCCTGCAGCGACCGatgagcagcagcagcagctccggcggcaccaacagcagcaacagcagcggtggcagcagcaacagtccGCTCTTGGACGCAAATGCTgccgcggcagcagcagctgccCTGCTGGACACCAAGCCACTCATCCAAAGC CCAAAGCAGGGAAAACAAATCACCTTGATGAAGACCACCAGGTACACTGAGTTTGTGGAGATGGTGGCTGTGGATGTGCTGGTCAAGCCAGAGCAATGCATTGAAGTCAAGCCAGAAGTGACGGAGATAGCAACTGAGGAGTTGGCCTTGGAGGCGGAGACACCAGTGGGAGCCCCGGAAACCCCGGGTCcaccaccagcaccagcagcatcaTCGGGCAGAAAGCTGCGTGGACGGGCCAAGGCGGTGGCCTATGGCTCGACCATGATCACGTTGATATCCACGTTGAAATCCTCGCCAGAAGTGCCGGCCACCAAGACGGTGCACCGCACCACCTTGCGTTCGTTGGCATCGGCGGCGGCGGCCACTGCAGCGGGATTGCTGGCGCCATCGCCCACCGTTTCCGTTTTGAATGAGAGCAAAGTCTTGCAGCGGCGC TTGGGCTTGCCGCCAGATCTCCAGCTGGAGTTTGTGAACGGCGGACATGGCATTAAGAACCCGCTGGCCGTGGAGAATGCCCATGGTGGCCATCACCGAATACGCAACATCGATTGCATTGATGATCTCAGCAAGCATGGCCACCactcgcagcagcagcaacagcagcagcagcagcaaggTTCACCGCAGCAACAGCAGAGTATGCAGCAATcggtgcagcagcaacagcagcaatccctacagcagcaacagcagcagcagcagctgcatcAGCACCACAGCAACAGCAGTGCAAGCAGCAATGCCAGCAGTCACGGATCCGCGGAAGCCCTTTGCATGGGCTCATCATCCGGCGGAGCCAACGAGGACTCGTCCTCCGGCAACAATAAGTTCGTCTGCCGTGTCTGCATGAAGACCTTTTCGCTGCAGCGACTGCTCAATCGGCACATGAAGTGCCACTCGGACATCAAGCGCTATCTGTGCACCTTCTGCGGCAAGGGATTCAACGACACCTTCGACCTCAAGCGGCACACGCGCACCCACACGGGCGTCCGGCCGTACAAGTGCAACCTGTGCGAGAAGAGCTTCACGCAGCGCTGCTCCCTGGAGTCGCACTGCCAGAAGGTGCACAGCGTGCAGCATCAGTACGCCTACAAGGAGCGCAGGGCCAAG ATGTACGTGTGCGAGGAGTGCGGCCACACCACCTGCGAACCGGAGGTTCACTACTTGCACCTGAAGAACAACCATCCGTTCTCGCCGGCGCTGCTCAAGTTCTACGACAAGCGGCACTTTAAGTTCACCAACTCGCAGTTTGCCAACAATCTGCTCGGCCAGCTGCCCATGCCAGTCCATAATTAG
- the LOC119557319 gene encoding transcriptional regulator ovo isoform X5 codes for MPKIFLIKNRLHQQQQRLLESQNLLQHKNQDDERLVPPLSPSPSGSGSAPSPTPTAQPPPPEPQGQGQQQVLGQVPDADQQPLSLTRKRFHHRRHYFGQSRHSLDQLNQSLNQNASPNQSQYPAELEVERATGQVQNENFAAELLQRLTPHTTTTTTATAQNNIVNPIAPGKGDNLVNTSKATTSVLATKDCTIENSPISIPKNQQEEEETEEEEQAKKRVEGEEEATVVVAEEESKEEDKQVAVEAEAEEEEDDEVDVGVEAPRPRFYNTGVVLTQAQRKEYPQEPKDLSLTLTNALAQSSPASPPPPPNHPHSDSDSDSDSDGGCKLIVDEKPPLPVIKPISLRLRSTPPPADQRPSPPPPRDPAPAVRCSVIQRAPQASRPGYLLPPLDQLGPEQQEPIDYHVPKRRSPSYDSDEELNARRLERARQVREARRRSTILAARVLLAQSQRLNPRLVRSLPGILAAAAGHGRNSSSSSGAAGQGFQSSGFGSQNSGSGSSSGNQNSGSGAGSPGSGAGGGGGMGGGRDGRGNYGPNSPPTGALPPFYESLKSGQQSTASNNTGQSPGANHSHFNGNPANFLQNAAAAAYIMSAGSGGAGGVGGGGSGNGAGGAGSGGASANSGGGGGGSNGYINCGSVGGPNNNLDAYGIILKDEPDIEYDEAKIDIGTFAQNIIQATMGSSGQFNASAYEDAIMSDLASSGQCPNGAVDPLQFTATLMLSSQTDHLLEQLSDAVDLSSFLQRSCVDDEESTSPRQDFELVSTPSLTPDSVTPVEQHNANTSELDALHENLLTQLTHNMARNSSNQQQHPHHQQHSVQQQQQQQQHNVQQQQHNVQQQHNVQQQQHGVQQQPPPSYQHATRGLMMQQQPQHGGYQQQAAMMSQQQQQLLSQQQQSHHQQQQQQQHAAAYQQHNMYAQQQQQHHQQQQQQQHHFHHQQQQQQQSHHSHHHGHGHDNSNMSLPSPTAAAAAAAAAAAAAAAAAAAAAHLQRPMSSSSSSGGTNSSNSSGGSSNSPLLDANAAAAAAAALLDTKPLIQSVSNPLDQQPNTQSQQPKQGKQITLMKTTRYTEFVEMVAVDVLVKPEQCIEVKPEVTEIATEELALEAETPVGAPETPGPPPAPAASSGRKLRGRAKAVAYGSTMITLISTLKSSPEVPATKTVHRTTLRSLASAAAATAAGLLAPSPTVSVLNESKVLQRRLGLPPDLQLEFVNGGHGIKNPLAVENAHGGHHRIRNIDCIDDLSKHGHHSQQQQQQQQQQGSPQQQQSMQQSVQQQQQQSLQQQQQQQQLHQHHSNSSASSNASSHGSAEALCMGSSSGGANEDSSSGNNKFVCRVCMKTFSLQRLLNRHMKCHSDIKRYLCTFCGKGFNDTFDLKRHTRTHTGVRPYKCNLCEKSFTQRCSLESHCQKVHSVQHQYAYKERRAKMYVCEECGHTTCEPEVHYLHLKNNHPFSPALLKFYDKRHFKFTNSQFANNLLGQLPMPVHN; via the exons AAAACTTTGCAGCCGAATTGCTGCAGCGTTTAACACCACataccaccaccaccactacTGCAACTGCACAAAATAATATTGTTAACCCTATAGCGCCTGGTAAGGGCGATAACTTGGTCAACACTAGTAAAGCCACCACCTCCGTTTTAGCCACAAAAGACTGCACAATCGAAAATTCCCCAATAAGCATACCAAAAAATCAGCAAGAAGAGGAAGAGacagaagaagaagagcagGCAAAGAAGAGAGTGGAAGGGGAAGAAGAAGCGACGGTAGTCGTTGCAGAAGAAGAAAGCAAAGAGGAGGACAAGCAAGTGGCGGTCGAGGcagaggcggaggaggaggaggacgacgaAGTGGATGTGGGCGTAGAGGCGCCACGCCCCCGTTTCTATAATACCGGCGTTGTCTTAACTCAGGCCCAACGCAAAGAGTATCCCCAGGAGCCAAAGGATTTATCCTTAACCCTTACCAACGCCCTCGCCCAATCCTCGCCAGCTTCACCACCACCGCCACCGAATCATCCGCACAGTGACTcggattccgattccgattcggaTGGCGGCTGCAAGCTAATCGTTGACGAGAAGCCCCCATTGCCGGTTATCAAGCCTATATCTCTGCGCCTGCGCAGCACACCGCCGCCAGCGGATCAGCGCCCCAGTCCGCCGCCTCCGCGAGATCCGGCGCCCGCCGTTCGCTGCTCGGTGATCCAGAGGGCACCGCAAGCCAGCCGGCCTGGATACCTCTTGCCGCCCCTCGATCAACTGGGTCCGGAGCAACAGGAGCCCATCGATTATCACGTGCCCAAGCGGCGTAGCCCCTCGTACGACTCCGATGAGGAGCTGAACGCCCGGAGGCTGGAGAGAGCGCGTCAGGTGCGCGAAGCACGACGCAGGAGTACCATTTTGGCTGCCCGCGTCCTCTTGGCCCAATCGCAAAGGCTAAATCCCCGTTTGGTGCGCTCGCTGCCTGGCATTTTGGCCGCTGCCGCCGGACACGGACGCAATAGTAGCAGTTCTAGCGGTGCCGCCGGTCAGGGCTTTCAATCCTCCGGATTTGGCAGCCAGAACAGCGGTAGCGGTTCATCCAGTGGCAATCAGAACTCGGGCAGCGGTGCTGGTTCACCCGGATCCGGTGCCGGAGGCGGTGGTGGCATGGGCGGCGGTCGCGACGGCCGAGGGAACTACGGACCCAATTCACCGCCAACGGGGGCATTGCCTCCGTTCTACGAGAGCCTCAAGAGCGGCCAACAGAGCACGGCCAGCAATAATACGGGCCAGAGTCCCGGCGCCAATCACTCGCATTTCAACGGGAATCCAGCGAATTTCTTGCAAAACGCCGCAGCGGCAGCGTACATAATGTCAGCTGGTTCTGGGGGAGCAGGTGGAGTAGGAGGAGGTGGCTCTGGAAacggagctggaggagccgGCTCGGGTGGAGCATCGGCAAacagtggtggtggtggcggcggCAGCAATGGTTACATCAATTGTGGCAGTGTTGGTGGTCCAAACAATAATCTCGACG CCTACGGGATAATACTGAAGGATGAGCCGGATATTGAGTACGATGAGGCGAAGATCGATATTGGTACCTTTGCGCAGAACATAATCCAGGCAACGATGGGCAGTTCCGGTCAGTTCAATGCCAGCGCCTATGAGGATGCTATCATGTCGGATTTGGCCAGTTCGGGTCAGTGTCCAAACGGTGCCGTCGATCCTCTCCAGTTTACGGCCACCCTGATGTTGAGTTCGCAGACGGATCATCTGCTGGAGCAACTGTCCGATGCCGTGGACCTGAGCTCATTCCTGCAGCGGAGCTGTGTGGACGATGAGGAGTCCACCAGTCCGCGGCAGGACTTTGAGCTGGTGTCCACGCCCTCGCTGACGCCGGATTCGGTGACGCCCGTGGAGCAGCACAATGCCAATACATCCGAGCTGGATGCCCTGCACGAGAATCTGTTGACGCAGTTGACCCACAACATGGCCCGTAATAGCAGcaatcagcagcagcatccaCATCACCAACAGCACAGtgtgcagcagcaacaacagcagcagcagcataatgtccaacagcagcagcacaatgtgcaacagcagcacaatgtacagcagcagcaacatggtGTGCAGCAGCAACCACCGCCTTCGTATCAGCATGCCACGCGTGGCCTGATGATGCAACAGCAGCCGCAGCATGGCGGCTATCAGCAGCAGGCTGCCATGAtgtcgcagcagcagcagcaattgctcagccagcagcaacagtcgcaccatcagcagcaacagcagcagcaacatgccGCTGCCTACCAGCAGCACAATATGTatgcccagcagcagcagcaacatcaccagcaacagcagcagcagcaacatcacttccaccaccagcaacagcagcaacaacagtcACACCACTCGCATCATCATGGCCATGGTCATgacaacagcaacatgtcGCTGCCCTCGCCAACGGCTGCAGCAGCTGCGGCTGCTGCGgcggcggctgctgctgctgcggctgctgccgccgccgctcaCCTGCAGCGACCGatgagcagcagcagcagctccggcggcaccaacagcagcaacagcagcggtggcagcagcaacagtccGCTCTTGGACGCAAATGCTgccgcggcagcagcagctgccCTGCTGGACACCAAGCCACTCATCCAAAGCGTAAGTAATCCATTAGATCAACAGCCTAATACCCAGTCACAGCAGCCAAAGCAGGGAAAACAAATCACCTTGATGAAGACCACCAGGTACACTGAGTTTGTGGAGATGGTGGCTGTGGATGTGCTGGTCAAGCCAGAGCAATGCATTGAAGTCAAGCCAGAAGTGACGGAGATAGCAACTGAGGAGTTGGCCTTGGAGGCGGAGACACCAGTGGGAGCCCCGGAAACCCCGGGTCcaccaccagcaccagcagcatcaTCGGGCAGAAAGCTGCGTGGACGGGCCAAGGCGGTGGCCTATGGCTCGACCATGATCACGTTGATATCCACGTTGAAATCCTCGCCAGAAGTGCCGGCCACCAAGACGGTGCACCGCACCACCTTGCGTTCGTTGGCATCGGCGGCGGCGGCCACTGCAGCGGGATTGCTGGCGCCATCGCCCACCGTTTCCGTTTTGAATGAGAGCAAAGTCTTGCAGCGGCGC TTGGGCTTGCCGCCAGATCTCCAGCTGGAGTTTGTGAACGGCGGACATGGCATTAAGAACCCGCTGGCCGTGGAGAATGCCCATGGTGGCCATCACCGAATACGCAACATCGATTGCATTGATGATCTCAGCAAGCATGGCCACCactcgcagcagcagcaacagcagcagcagcagcaaggTTCACCGCAGCAACAGCAGAGTATGCAGCAATcggtgcagcagcaacagcagcaatccctacagcagcaacagcagcagcagcagctgcatcAGCACCACAGCAACAGCAGTGCAAGCAGCAATGCCAGCAGTCACGGATCCGCGGAAGCCCTTTGCATGGGCTCATCATCCGGCGGAGCCAACGAGGACTCGTCCTCCGGCAACAATAAGTTCGTCTGCCGTGTCTGCATGAAGACCTTTTCGCTGCAGCGACTGCTCAATCGGCACATGAAGTGCCACTCGGACATCAAGCGCTATCTGTGCACCTTCTGCGGCAAGGGATTCAACGACACCTTCGACCTCAAGCGGCACACGCGCACCCACACGGGCGTCCGGCCGTACAAGTGCAACCTGTGCGAGAAGAGCTTCACGCAGCGCTGCTCCCTGGAGTCGCACTGCCAGAAGGTGCACAGCGTGCAGCATCAGTACGCCTACAAGGAGCGCAGGGCCAAG ATGTACGTGTGCGAGGAGTGCGGCCACACCACCTGCGAACCGGAGGTTCACTACTTGCACCTGAAGAACAACCATCCGTTCTCGCCGGCGCTGCTCAAGTTCTACGACAAGCGGCACTTTAAGTTCACCAACTCGCAGTTTGCCAACAATCTGCTCGGCCAGCTGCCCATGCCAGTCCATAATTAG